A DNA window from Syngnathus typhle isolate RoL2023-S1 ecotype Sweden linkage group LG2, RoL_Styp_1.0, whole genome shotgun sequence contains the following coding sequences:
- the LOC133150226 gene encoding potassium voltage-gated channel subfamily H member 3-like, with the protein MPVMRGLIAPQNTFLETIATRFDGTHSNFVLGNAQVQTLYPIVYCSDGFCELTGFARGELMQKSCTCHFLYGGETSDHLTSQMQRALDERREFKTEIILYKKSGSKFWCLLDIVPIKNEKSEVVLFLVSQKDITENKDLDFDNESDTNEETGLEVQPISRPAGFTMERRRSRAVLYQLSGHLQKQDKTKSKLNINNSVLGANANPVPEYKVAEIQKSRFILLHYGTFKAGWDWLILLATFYVAVTVPYNVCFTAVEVREDGASTARNPPSVSDILVEILFMIDIVLNFRTTFVSTSGQVVYDARSICIHYVTSWLFVDLIAALPFDLLYAFNISVNFGVHLLKTVRLLRLLRLLQKLDRYSQYSAVVLTLLMSTFALLAHWMACVWYFIGRSEIESNSPASWDIGWLHELAKRLGTPYFSSPLTSLLGVSDSPQTTVTPELINSSHWNSSGLEPLTGSGLFGATQWNSSRSRLRAPGMALSGGPSVRSSYVTSLYFALSSLTSVGFGNVSANTDSEKIFSICTMLIGALMHAVVFGNVTAIIQRMYSRRSLYHTRTKDLKDFIRVHRLPKALEQRMMECFQTTWSVNNGIDVSELLKDFPDELRADIAMHLNKELLQLPLFESASRGCLRSLSLIIKTSFCAPGEFLIRQGDALQAIYFVCSGSMEVLKDNTVLAILGRGDLIGSDCLTQEEVIKTNACVKALTYCDLQYISLKGLREVLGLYPDYAQKFLTEIQHDLTYNLREGHSAETDCESNGGLVKKLPSIKEVEEGSNSEGERSALPKMPPLARLGRGLRSPLRSPLRSPLLPPRPFRPASNHARPAGLQIPVVSFSCLQPELSPRFVDGIEAENQSSPDAKFDFSPDTTRHFLSDHNSTTDEHHEDDTMQAITKLKHEMKALSRQVTTVSQELQEMTRLLKPLFRNPSTLLIPSVVTPPPSISSHTCSPAPPLFTQHSDDQHLQCVLIPEPSSPPLRLDACKSTHATEFDHLHCSNSRIIAPGNPAAGSPCSAPSSLHSSPPEQKLMPLPSWSSSIPSLLSSLTEPTSCSLSQYQLHPFCHSHPQPSFSTHSPPEIDIQKVTKGAQPLEGLPSLPGEPSHPAQLSFVDEGRP; encoded by the exons ATGCCCGTGATGCGGGGTCTGATTGCACCACAGAACACCTTCTTGGAAACCATCGCCACTCGCTTCGACGGGACAC ACAGCAACTTTGTGCTGGGGAACGCCCAAGTCCAAACGCTCTACCCCATTGTCTACTGCTCCGATGGCTTCTGTGAACTCACCGGCTTTGCCCGCGGCGAGCTGATGCAGAAGAGTTGCACGTGTCACTTCCTGTACGGCGGCGAGACCAGCGACCACCTCACCTCGCAGATGCAGAGAGCTCTGGATGAGCGGCGGGAGTTCAAGACTGAAATCATCCTATACAAGAAGAGCG GTTCCAAGTTCTGGTGTCTGCTGGACATTGTGCCCATTAAGAATGAGAAGAGTGAGGTGGTTCTCTTCCTGGTCTCGCAGAAGGACATCACAGAGAACAAAGACCTGGACTTTGACAATGAGTCTGACACCA ATGAGGAGACGGGCCTGGAGGTGCAACCCATCAGCCGCCCGGCAGGCTTCACCATGGAGCGTCGCCGAAGCCGAGCCGTCCTTTACCAGCTTTCTGGACATCTTCAGAAACAAGACAAGACCAAGAGCAAGCTGAATATCAACAAT AGCGTTCTGGGAGCCAATGCCAACCCGGTGCCAGAGTACAAAGTGGCAGAGATCCAGAAGTCCCGCTTCATCCTCCTCCATTATGGCACATTCAAGgccggctgggattggctgaTATTACTGGCGACCTTCTACGTGGCCGTCACGGTTCCTTACAATGTCTGCTTCACAGCAGTGGAGGTACGAGAAGACGGGGCTTCGACGGCACGAAACCCGCCCAGTGTCAGTGACATCTTGGTGGAAATTCTTTTCATGATTG ATATCGTACTGAATTTCCGCACCACCTTTGTGAGCACGTCGGGTCAGGTCGTGTATGACGCCCGCTCCATTTGCATCCATTACGTCACATCCTGGCTTTTTGTGGATCTGATCGCCGCTTTGCCATTCGACCTGCTCTATGCTTTCAATATCAGCGTG AACTTCGGGGTGCATCTGTTGAAGACGGTACGTCTCCTGCGCCTTTTGAGACTCCTGCAGAAACTGGACCGCTACTCCCAGTACAGCGCCGTGGTCCTCACCCTGCTCATGTCCACTTTTGCCCTACTGGCCCACTGGATGGCTTGTGTCTGGTACTTCATTGGCCGCAGCGAGATTGAAAGTAACAGCCCTGCCTCTTGGGATATAG GCTGGCTTCATGAGCTTGCCAAACGTTTGGGCACACCATACTTCTCGTCTCCGTTGACCTCCCTCCTGGGAGTTTCCGATTCGCCTCAAACCACCGTGACACCAGAACTGATTAACTCCAGCCACTGGAACAGCTCTGGCCTGGAGCCATTGACCGGGTCGGGTTTGTTCGGTGCAACCCAGTGGAACAGCAGCAGGTCCCGTTTAAGGGCGCCAGGCATGGCGTTAAGCGGTGGGCCATCCGTGCGGAGCTCCTACGTGACGTCGCTGTACTTTGCTCTGAGCAGTTTGACCAGCGTCGGCTTCGGCAACGTGTCAGCCAACACGGATTCGGAGAAGATCTTCTCCATCTGCACCATGCTGATCGGAG CATTAATGCACGCCGTGGTATTTGGAAATGTGACTGCCATCATCCAGAGGATGTATTCACGCCGCTCGCTTTACCACACCCGCACTAAGGATCTGAAGGACTTCATCAGAGTGCACCGGCTGCCTAAAGCCCTTGAGCAGCGTATGATGGAATGTTTCCAGACAACTTGGTCTGTCAACAATGGCATCGACGTCAGTGAg TTGCTGAAGGACTTTCCAGATGAGCTGAGGGCTGACATTGCCATGCACCTGAACAAGGAGCTGCTCCAGCTGCCACTCTTTGAGTCAGCCAGCAGAGGTTGCCTGCGCTCACTCTCACTAATCATCAAGACGTCTTTCTGTGCTCCCGGGGAATTCCTTATCCGTCAGGGTGACGCCCTGCAAGCCATCTACTTTGTGTGCTCCGGTTCCATGGAAGTGCTGAAGGATAACACCGTACTCGCCATTctgg GAAGAGGTGACCTAATTGGTTCTGACTGTCTGACTCAGGAAGAAGTGATTAAGACCAACGCCTGTGTGAAGGCTCTAACATACTGCGACTTGCAGTATATCAGCCTGAAAGGGCTTCGGGAGGTTCTCGGGCTGTACCCAGACTACGCCCAGAAGTTCCTTACAGAGATCCAACACGATCTAACGTACAACCTCAGGGAAGGACATAGCGCCGAG ACCGACTGCGAGAGCAACGGAGGGCTCGTGAAGAAGCTGCCCTCCATCAAGGAGGTGGAGGAAGGGTCCAACTCCGAAGGGGAACGCTCAGCTCTCCCAAAGATGCCACCGCTGGCCAGACTAGGCCGAGGACTGCGCTCTCCCCTGCGTTCCCCTCTGCGCTCGCCGCTGCTCCCGCCGAGACCTTTCAGACCAGCGAGCAACCACGCTCGGCCCGCCGGCCTGCAGATTCCCGTGGTGAGCTTCAGCTGCCTGCAGCCAGAGCTTAGCCCTCG CTTTGTAGATGGCATTGAGGCAGAAAATCAAAGCAGTCCAGATGCAAAGTTTGATTTTTCCCCAGATACCACGCGACATTTTTTATCCGACCACAATTCAACCACAG ACGAACACCACGAAGACGACACGATGCAGGCTATCACAAAGCTAAAACACGAG ATGAAGGCTCTTTCTCGCCAGGTAACCACAGTGAGTCAGGAGCTTCAGGAAATGACCCGACTTCTCAAACCGCTTTTTCGCAACCCCTCCACCTTGCTGATCCCAAGCGTCGTAACCCCGCCTCCTAGCATCTCCTCGCACACCTGCTCCCCCGCGCCGCCGCTTTTTACCCAGCACTCAGATGACCAACACCTTCAATGCGTCCTGATACCTGAACCGTCGTCCCCTCCGCTCCGATTGGACGCTTGCAAGAGCACACACGCGACAGAGTTTGACCACCTTCACTGTTCCAATTCACGAATCATCGCTCCTGGTAATCCTGCAGCTGGGTCACCTTGTTCAGCTCCCTCATCACTTCACAGTTCTCCACCTGAGCAAAAGTTGATGCCGCTCCCCTCCTGGTCCTCCTCCATCCCTTCTCTCTTATCATCCTTAACAGAACCAACATCCTGCAGTTTGTCCCAGTATCAGCTCCACCCTTTCTGCCATTCTCACCCCCAGCCGTCATTTTCCACACATTCACCCCCCGAGATCGATATCCAGAAGGTGACCAAGGGAGCCCAGCCACTGGAAGGCCTCCCAAGCCTGCCGGGAGAGCCATCGCACCCCGCCCAGCTTAGCTTTGTAGATGAGGGGCGGCCATGA
- the LOC133167682 gene encoding protein FAM184A-like, whose product MATGAGWQPVYANSTSASTTTTSGGGAKYVPSSTSSMFYDASLTLEYTQDLHLKMSKKIAQLTKVIYALNTKNDEHEEEIDSMKEAHEDEVQHIVTETRDKIMQYKSKMVDEADLRRRLASLEESVELHEHMKRQALAEFEMYRQRMEDSQLCTEAQHTQRVVSMSREVEEMRRDFEEKLRAFSQAQAQFEADKRRALEELRSNHRQEVEELLNSQQNQSATSTEDQEKLAELHRQEVESLMERVEELSKNKVRVVEEYEAKLAKAQEYYERELEAMTRTHQLTTENLLAWKRTEVELRKEFQAQEAALQRSLSKLRSELQRAQEEARENRDKTNRLQTSLVNAEGTIKNLHKQLEEAIQDGEIWVMQLKDTEYELDGCRERVQQQATEILHKASQIGSLQATQMAHEASIRNLDQEQSRLKEKIGRLEQEREALLNQNQLASEQHKQQVLKLEQSLREEHQGYEKELSRLRAHYEEETRRYKEAQVRALEEMEEKHRVMREEAQQEKEEEKKLLTKKMSQEFEIKRLSLEEQRDRVQQQLDNLKEELSAKLNMANQEVSHLQELVRERDQNVNSAQNQITCLKETQEKLKIELDATRARVRETSNLLTDLQEEIETQKQQHEARVMSIRTEEKQKMDKMADNLEQKWREALREEVRLLREELNEEYDADKQAALTQLSQQKELEMMAAREGWQRKVEDLLEQISLLKQSLELQLSQSQAALQQLQSQFSQERELLDQQLKEMQREHQRREHRLQEAHCCALSTMEEARQHQIRALEERLKQEQREEVHALKEAHRRTLDILRQQSEQELQTLRFELEDEGKAKLASLRAELNHLHATAIEHLKQIHLKENSNAKRELEKAMEKSRQQEQELLVRVSDLQAEVCSRNSRITDLDHEIHSLNETIDTLTRELELKGKEVLRVRSEANHHIRAHEQDFAKRQERELGELSVVHHRETHIMLADFNKAQEVLKDKITALQIILEGTEEKLRNRESRPEDLHLIAELREMVTEREALVKKLVDDKKFYQLELVNRETGFSKVFNSSANVGVINPLIKSKPGSQSDQRLASFPSQSALRFVSPPAVSRASEEAEGREVEEVGPGPFAPPHSPLQRSLPRLKKAPPLLRPLPHIPQHPPPFPPHPPPSHALAHPPHPQEPQHQASCRR is encoded by the exons ATGGCCACTGGAGCAGGTTGGCAACCCGTGTACGCAAACTCGACGAgcgcctccaccaccaccaccagcggTGGGGGAGCCAAATACGTCCCGTCGTCCACATCCAGCATGTTCTACGACGCGAGTTTAACACTGGAATACACGCAAGACCTCCATTTGAAAATGAGCAAGAAGATTGCGCAGTTGACCAAG GTTATCTACGCTCTCAACACCAAGAACGACGAGCACGAAGAGGAGATCGATTCGATGAAGGAAGCCCATGAGGATGAG GTGCAACACATCGTGACAGAAACCCGAGACAAGATTATGCAGTACAAAAGCAAGATGGTGGACGAGGCCGACCTGCGGCGGCGGCTGGCCAGTCTGGAAGAATCTGTCGAACTGCATGAACACATGAAGAGACAG GCTTTGGCAGAGTTTGAAATGTACAGACAAAGAATGGAGGATTCGCAACTCTGCACCGAAGCCCAACACACACAGCGAGTGGTTTCCATGAGCAGAGAG GTGGAGGAGATGCGGCGGGATTTTGAGGAGAAGCTGCGGGCGTTCAGCCAAGCTCAGGCCCAGTTTGAGGCGGATAAGCGGCGAGCGCTGGAGGAGCTGAGGTCCAACCACCGCCAGGAGGTGGAGGAACTCCTAAACAGCCAGCAGAACCAGAGCGCCACCTCCACCGAAGACCAGGAGAAATTGGCTGAGCTCCATAGACAAGAG GTGGAGTCATTGATGGAAAGGGTGGAAGAGCTAAGCAAGAACAAAGTCCGAGTGGTTGAGGAATACGAGGCCAAACTGGCCAAGGCTCAGGAGTACTACGAGCGCGAGCTGGAGGCCATGACTCGAACGCACCAGCTCACCACCGAAAACCTGCTGGCCTGGAAAAGGACCGAG GTTGAGCTTCGGAAGGAGTTCCAGGCGCAGGAGGCGGCGTTGCAGAGATCGCTCTCAAAGCTGAGGAGCGAGCTTCAAAGAGCCCAGGAGGAGGCGCGGGAGAACCGggacaagactaacagactgcAAACATCTCTGGTTAATGCTGAGGGAACCATCAAG AACCTTCACAAGCAGCTGGAAGAAGCCATCCAGGACGGGGAGATTTGGGTGATGCAGCTGAAAGACACCGAGTACGAATTGGATGGCTGCAGGGAACGAGTGCAGCAGCAGGCAACGGAAATCCTCCACAAAGCTA GTCAGATCGGATCCCTCCAGGCCACCCAGATGGCCCACGAGGCATCCATCAGGAACCTGGACCAAGAGCAGAGTCGGCTAAAGGAGAAGATCGGCAGGCTGGAGCAGGAGAGGGAAGCCCTGCTTAACCAGAACCAATTGGCCAGCGAGCAGCACAAACAGCAAGTGCTCAAACTGGAGCAG TCTCTACGTGAGGAACACCAGGGCTACGAGAAGGAACTCTCCAGACTGAGAGCTCACTACGAGGAGGAGACTCGTCGCTACAAGGAGGCTCAGGTCAGGGCCTTGGAGGAGATGGAGGAGAAACACCGAGTCATGCGGGAGGAGGCGCAACAGgagaaagaggaagagaagaaaCTTCTCACGAAG AAAATGAGTCAGGAGTTTGAGATAAAACGCTTGTCTCTGGAGGAGCAGCGAGACCGGGTGCAGCAGCAGCTGGACAACTTGAAAGAGGAGCTCTCTGCCAAGCTCAACATGGCCAATCAAGAA GTGTCCCACCTTCAGGAGCTGGTGAGGGAGCGGGACCAAAATGTGAACTCAGCACAGAACCAGATCACCTGCTTGAAGGAGACTCAGGAGAAGCTCAAGATCGAATTGGATGCCACCCGAGCCCGCGTCCGAGAGACCAGCAACCTGCTAACCGACCTGCAG GAGGAGATTGAAACCCAGAAGCAGCAGCATGAAGCGCGAGTGATGTCAATCCGAACCGAGGAGAAGCAGAAGATGGACAAGATGGCGGACAActtggagcaaaaatggagagAAGCGCTTCG TGAAGAAGTGCGGCTGCTGAGGGAGGAGCTGAACGAGGAATACGACGCCGACAAGCAGGCGGCGCTGACTCAGCTCTCCCAGCAGAAGGAGCTGGAAATGATGGCCGCCAGGGAGGGCTGGCAGCGGAAGGTGGAGGACCTGCTCGAAcag ATCTCTCTGTTGAAGCAGTCCCTGGAGTTGCAGCTGTCTCAGTCACAGGCTGCCCTTCAGCAGCTGCAATCTCAGTTCAGCCAGGAGAGGGAGCTACTCGACCAGCAACTCAAAG AGATGCAAAGAGAGCATCAGAGAAGGGAACATCGACTACAAGAGGCTCACTGCTGTGCACTGAGCACAATGGAGGAGGCTCGGCAGCACCAGATTCGA GCCCTGGAGGAACGTCTGAAGCAAGAGCAAAGAGAAGAGGTTCATGCTCTGAAGGAGGCCCATAGGAGGACCTTGGACATCCTCAGACAACAGTCAGAGCAGGAGTTGCAGACGCTGCGATTTGAACTAGAAGATGAGGGCAAAGCTAAGCTGG CGTCACTCCGCGCTGAGCTCAACCACCTCCACGCCACGGCCATCGAGCATTTAAAGCAGATCCACTTGAAAGAAAATTCAAATGCCAAACGGGAGCTGGAGAAGGCCATGGAGAAGAGCCGCCAACAG GAGCAAGAACTGCTGGTTCGCGTGTCCGACTTGCAGGCGGAGGTGTGCTCCCGTAACAGCCGCATCACAGATCTGGACCACGAGATCCACTCTTTGAACGAGACCATTGACACCTTGACTCGAGAACTCGAATTGAAAGGCAAAGAGGTGCTACGGGTCCGCAGCGAAGCTAATCATCACATACG GGCTCATGAGCAAGACTTTGCCAAGAGGCAAGAGCGAGAGCTGGGAGAGCTCAGTGTGGTCCATCACAGAGAGACTCATATCATGTTGGCAGACTTCAACAAGGCTCAGGAAGTTCTCAAAGACAAGATCACTGCTTTGCAAATAAT TCTGGAGGGAACAGAAGAGAAATTGAGGAACCGAGAGAGCAGACCCGAAGATCTGCATCTTATCGCAGAGCTCCGTGAGATGGTCACCGAGAGAGAAGCCTTGGTGAAAAAACTGGTG gatgACAAAAAGTTTTACCAATTGGAGCTGGTCAACAGAGAGACAGGCTTCAGCAAAGTCTTCAACTCCAGTGCCAACGTTGGGGTCATCAACCCTCTTATCAAG